The proteins below are encoded in one region of Desulfobaccales bacterium:
- a CDS encoding inositol-3-phosphate synthase, translating into MGKIRIALAGVGNCASALVQGIEYYRRRHNPEAAWPLGLMHPEIGGYRPGDLEIVAAFDIDARKVGRPVSEAIFAPPNCCYRIIPDLPEIPVLVQMAPVLDGVSPHMATYPPEQTFVVADAPPVDVAKVLRDTGAEVLLNYMPVGSEEAARYYAQCCLEAGVSFINCMPTFIVSDPDWAARFTAAGIPVVGDDVKSQLGATILHRTLVHLFQKRGLTVDRSYQLNVGGNTDFLNMLNRDRLATKKRSKTEAVSSLLPPDFEPNNLHVGPSDYVPWQQDNKVAFLRIEARGFGGFPMHLEMRLSVEDSPNSGGCMIDAVRCAKLARDRGIAGPLTSISAYTMKHPPEPMPDDEAARRVEEFIQGIRER; encoded by the coding sequence GTGGGAAAGATCAGGATCGCGCTCGCGGGAGTGGGGAACTGCGCCAGTGCCCTGGTGCAGGGGATTGAGTACTATCGCCGCAGGCACAACCCGGAGGCCGCTTGGCCCTTGGGGCTGATGCATCCGGAGATCGGCGGCTACCGGCCGGGGGATCTGGAAATCGTGGCCGCCTTCGACATCGACGCCCGCAAGGTGGGGCGGCCGGTGTCCGAGGCCATCTTTGCCCCGCCCAACTGCTGCTACCGCATCATTCCGGATCTGCCGGAGATTCCGGTCCTGGTGCAGATGGCCCCGGTCCTGGACGGCGTCTCCCCCCATATGGCCACATATCCGCCGGAGCAGACCTTTGTGGTGGCCGACGCCCCGCCGGTGGATGTGGCTAAGGTGCTTCGGGACACCGGCGCCGAGGTGCTCCTCAACTACATGCCCGTGGGTTCCGAGGAGGCGGCCCGCTACTACGCCCAGTGCTGCCTGGAGGCCGGGGTCAGCTTCATCAACTGCATGCCCACCTTCATTGTCTCCGACCCCGACTGGGCCGCCCGCTTCACCGCCGCGGGCATCCCGGTGGTGGGGGATGACGTGAAAAGCCAACTGGGGGCCACCATCCTGCACCGCACTTTGGTGCACCTCTTCCAGAAGCGGGGCCTGACGGTGGACCGCTCCTACCAGCTCAACGTGGGGGGCAACACCGACTTTCTCAACATGCTGAACCGGGACCGGCTGGCCACCAAAAAACGCTCCAAGACCGAAGCGGTGAGCTCGCTTCTGCCCCCCGACTTCGAGCCCAACAACCTGCACGTGGGCCCTTCGGATTATGTGCCCTGGCAGCAGGACAACAAGGTGGCTTTTTTGCGGATCGAGGCCCGGGGGTTTGGGGGTTTCCCCATGCACCTGGAGATGCGCCTGTCGGTGGAGGACTCCCCCAACAGCGGCGGCTGCATGATCGACGCGGTGCGCTGCGCCAAGCTGGCCCGGGACCGGGGCATTGCCGGCCCCCTCACCAGTATTTCCGCCTACACCATGAAACATCCGCCCGAGCCCATGCCCGATGACGAGGCCGCCCGCCGGGTGGAGGAGTTCATCCAAGGAATCCGGGAGCGGTAG
- a CDS encoding response regulator transcription factor, whose amino-acid sequence MHRNDCSPPLAEVLSPCPCLIVLAEDHDLFRAMVKQCLESTDGLKVIGEVEDGAALLEILQYCRPHVILMDITMPRMSGLEATRRVKELCPEIKVLILTMHRNPAYLKEALEAGADGYLLKEDTDTELIEAIRRIMAGEQYLSSHLAPAAPGRPGT is encoded by the coding sequence ATGCACCGCAACGACTGTTCCCCGCCCTTGGCAGAGGTGCTAAGTCCCTGCCCCTGCCTCATCGTGTTGGCGGAGGATCACGACCTCTTCCGGGCCATGGTCAAGCAGTGCCTGGAGAGCACCGACGGCCTCAAGGTCATCGGTGAGGTGGAGGATGGCGCCGCGCTCCTGGAAATCCTGCAATATTGCCGGCCCCATGTGATCCTGATGGACATCACCATGCCCCGGATGTCGGGTCTGGAGGCCACCCGCCGGGTCAAGGAGCTCTGCCCGGAGATCAAGGTCCTCATCCTCACCATGCACCGCAATCCGGCCTATCTGAAGGAAGCTCTGGAAGCCGGAGCTGACGGCTATCTGCTCAAGGAGGATACGGATACCGAACTCATCGAGGCGATTCGCCGGATCATGGCGGGAGAGCAATATCTCTCCTCCCATCTGGCCCCGGCCGCCCCTGGCCGGCCAGGAACCTGA
- a CDS encoding response regulator transcription factor, with translation MIPFRILLADDHAMFRQGVRRLLEEIPGVEVVGEAGDGLELLQLLKRLTPHLIVLDLSMPRLRGVEALYEIKSSCPAAKVLVLTMHKEREYLYHAFKAGAEGFLVKEDAVEELQAAIKALRQGKKYFSPRMAPEIQEMLAEEFQGRRRSAEEVLSLREKQVLKLIAEGKSSKEIADLLFISQRTVHNHRNNILRKLKLKRITDLVRYAVEKGYTT, from the coding sequence GTGATTCCCTTCCGCATCCTGCTGGCCGACGATCACGCCATGTTCCGCCAGGGCGTACGGCGTCTGTTGGAGGAGATTCCGGGCGTGGAGGTGGTGGGGGAGGCCGGTGACGGCCTGGAACTGTTGCAGCTCCTGAAGCGCCTCACCCCCCATCTCATCGTCCTGGACCTGTCCATGCCCCGCCTCCGGGGCGTGGAGGCCCTCTATGAGATCAAATCCTCCTGCCCCGCCGCCAAGGTCCTGGTCCTCACCATGCACAAGGAGCGGGAGTATCTCTACCACGCCTTCAAGGCCGGCGCCGAGGGCTTCCTGGTCAAAGAAGATGCCGTGGAGGAGTTGCAGGCGGCGATCAAGGCCTTGCGGCAGGGGAAAAAATATTTCTCCCCCCGCATGGCCCCGGAAATCCAGGAAATGCTGGCTGAGGAATTCCAGGGGCGCCGCCGCAGCGCCGAAGAGGTCCTGTCCCTCAGGGAAAAGCAGGTGCTGAAACTCATCGCCGAAGGCAAATCCAGCAAGGAGATCGCCGATCTCCTCTTCATCAGCCAGCGCACGGTGCACAACCACCGCAACAACATCCTGCGCAAACTGAAGCTGAAGCGGATCACCGACCTGGTGCGCTACGCGGTGGAAAAGGGCTACACTACCTGA
- a CDS encoding PAS domain-containing protein: MNSSHQPFSDRAGEGPQSRERELAGLLAAARAILSQDTFAGVARTIFQHCRDLLGAEGGYISLTTADGRANELVFLEAGGRPCTVDPSLPMPIRGLRQAAYAQGRAVYDNHFSLSKHRQFLPPGHVELENVLFAPLTFGGHTVGLLGLANKPGGFTPEDCRLAEAFAELAAIALVKARQEEELRHRQEMLELMADSLPAFIAYVDAGQRYRLVNRALARYLGQPAEEIVGRPVKEILGEKRHQQEEPQMLRALAGEDVDFQISRPGPESLPRHFQVRYRPHRGENGAIHGFFVLAEDITPLKQEEQLLQERVAARTAELEAAVAWLKQEMDQRRQAEARLQEAAARYQALFQGAASFVMTLCPLGRILEFNQEAERLSGWRREEALTQDAISLLLPSRVQELARRHLARLVAGEALRELEMPLLQQNGGERLLLWNANLVRDPAGQPAEIIVVGQDISTLRQAQAALETERRRLFELLDHLPAYIFLQTPEHRVVFANRYFREHFGDPQGRTCHQILWGRDRPCADCPTTRVFETGTPHIWEWTCSDGRTYQIYDYPFADVDGAPLVLEMGIDITARKQAEEEVREQSRILEAFFQHTLTPLVFLNREFNFLRVNEAYARACGRPVDSFAGHNHFEFYPHPENEAIFREVVERKTPYVATAKPFVFPDRPELGVTYWDWILAPILDETGEVDFLVFSLHDVTQEVRAREGQRRLTAILEATPDFVGISDTSGKVQYINEAGRRLLELEPGEDITDLHISACHPPWAREKILTEGLPAARKRGVWQGETALLTRNGREIPLSQVILVHKDEAGREQFYSTLARDISPLREAEQQLRHLTTRLLSAQEEERRRLSRELHDEVGQSLMVLKMQVQALARKLGDHEVQADCRGTLAYIDTLVENIRRLSRDLSPALLEDLGLTAALRHLAQEFQAHHEDLRLESHFQPVDHLLFPEAQLHLYRVFQEALSNIHKHARATRVWLHLARQGTELVGEVRDNGVGCPTPPEAPATARGLGLAAMAERLHLLGGELSLESIPGQGTCLRFRLPLPAGEKKT; the protein is encoded by the coding sequence ATGAACTCTTCCCATCAGCCTTTCTCAGACCGGGCCGGTGAGGGGCCGCAGTCCCGGGAACGGGAACTGGCCGGCCTGCTGGCCGCAGCCCGGGCCATTCTCAGCCAGGACACCTTTGCGGGCGTGGCCCGCACCATTTTCCAGCACTGTCGGGACCTGTTGGGAGCGGAAGGCGGCTACATCTCCCTCACCACCGCCGACGGACGCGCCAACGAGCTCGTCTTCCTGGAGGCCGGCGGTCGGCCCTGCACCGTGGACCCCAGCCTGCCCATGCCGATCCGGGGCTTGCGCCAGGCAGCCTACGCCCAAGGCCGGGCGGTCTATGACAACCACTTTTCCCTGAGCAAGCACCGCCAATTCCTCCCTCCCGGGCACGTGGAGCTGGAGAATGTCCTTTTCGCGCCCTTGACCTTCGGCGGTCACACTGTGGGGCTGCTGGGCTTGGCCAACAAGCCCGGGGGCTTTACCCCGGAGGACTGCCGCCTGGCGGAGGCCTTCGCCGAGCTGGCGGCCATCGCCCTGGTCAAGGCCCGCCAGGAGGAGGAGCTCAGGCATCGCCAGGAGATGCTGGAGCTCATGGCCGACAGCCTGCCGGCCTTCATCGCCTATGTGGATGCCGGGCAGCGCTACCGCCTGGTGAACCGCGCCCTCGCCCGATATCTGGGCCAGCCGGCGGAAGAGATCGTGGGACGCCCGGTCAAGGAGATCCTGGGAGAAAAACGGCATCAGCAGGAGGAGCCCCAGATGCTCCGGGCCTTGGCGGGGGAGGACGTGGACTTCCAGATTTCCCGCCCGGGGCCGGAGAGCCTGCCGCGGCATTTTCAGGTGCGCTATCGGCCCCATCGGGGCGAGAACGGCGCCATCCACGGCTTCTTTGTCCTGGCCGAGGATATTACTCCCCTCAAGCAGGAGGAGCAGCTCCTGCAGGAGCGGGTGGCGGCCCGCACCGCGGAGCTGGAGGCGGCCGTGGCCTGGCTGAAGCAGGAGATGGACCAGCGCCGGCAGGCCGAGGCCCGGCTGCAGGAGGCCGCGGCCCGCTACCAGGCCCTGTTTCAGGGGGCGGCCAGCTTTGTCATGACCCTCTGCCCCCTCGGCCGCATCCTGGAGTTCAACCAGGAAGCGGAGCGCCTGAGCGGCTGGCGCCGGGAGGAGGCCCTCACCCAGGACGCCATCTCCCTGCTCCTCCCCAGCCGGGTGCAGGAGCTCGCCCGCCGGCATCTGGCCCGCCTGGTGGCCGGTGAGGCCCTCCGAGAGCTGGAGATGCCCCTTCTCCAGCAAAACGGCGGGGAGCGGCTGCTGCTGTGGAACGCCAATCTGGTGCGGGACCCCGCCGGCCAGCCGGCGGAGATCATCGTGGTGGGGCAGGATATCTCCACCCTGCGCCAGGCCCAGGCGGCCCTGGAGACCGAGAGGCGCCGCCTCTTTGAGCTCCTGGACCACCTGCCGGCGTATATCTTCTTGCAGACCCCGGAGCATCGGGTGGTCTTCGCCAACCGCTATTTCCGGGAGCACTTCGGGGACCCCCAGGGGCGGACCTGCCATCAGATCCTCTGGGGCCGGGACCGACCCTGCGCGGACTGCCCCACCACCCGGGTGTTTGAGACCGGCACCCCCCATATCTGGGAATGGACCTGCAGCGACGGCCGAACCTACCAGATTTACGATTATCCCTTCGCCGACGTGGACGGTGCGCCCCTGGTCCTGGAGATGGGCATCGACATCACCGCCCGCAAACAGGCGGAGGAGGAAGTCCGGGAACAATCCCGCATCCTGGAGGCCTTTTTTCAACACACCCTCACGCCCCTGGTCTTCCTGAACCGGGAGTTCAATTTCCTCCGGGTCAATGAGGCCTACGCCCGGGCCTGCGGCCGCCCGGTGGACTCCTTCGCGGGCCACAACCATTTCGAGTTCTATCCTCATCCGGAAAATGAAGCCATCTTCAGGGAGGTGGTGGAAAGGAAAACCCCCTATGTGGCCACCGCCAAGCCCTTTGTCTTCCCCGACCGCCCGGAGCTGGGGGTGACCTACTGGGACTGGATCCTGGCGCCCATCCTGGATGAGACGGGTGAGGTGGACTTCCTGGTCTTTTCCCTGCATGATGTCACCCAGGAGGTGCGGGCCCGGGAAGGCCAGCGCCGTCTCACCGCCATCCTGGAGGCCACCCCGGATTTCGTGGGCATCAGCGACACGTCCGGGAAGGTTCAGTACATCAACGAAGCGGGTCGGCGTCTGTTGGAACTGGAACCGGGAGAGGATATTACAGATCTGCATATCTCCGCCTGCCACCCCCCTTGGGCCCGGGAAAAGATCCTCACCGAAGGCCTGCCGGCGGCCCGGAAGCGAGGGGTCTGGCAGGGCGAGACCGCTTTGCTCACCCGAAACGGCCGGGAAATCCCCCTCTCCCAGGTGATCCTGGTGCATAAAGATGAGGCCGGGCGGGAGCAGTTTTACTCCACCCTCGCCCGGGACATCAGCCCCCTGAGGGAAGCGGAGCAGCAGCTCCGGCACCTCACCACCCGCCTCCTCAGCGCCCAGGAGGAGGAGCGGCGCCGCCTGTCCCGGGAGCTGCACGATGAAGTGGGCCAATCCCTCATGGTGCTGAAGATGCAGGTCCAGGCGCTGGCCCGGAAACTGGGTGACCATGAAGTCCAGGCGGATTGCCGGGGCACCCTGGCCTATATCGATACCCTGGTGGAGAATATTCGCCGCCTCTCCCGGGATCTGAGTCCGGCCCTCCTGGAGGACTTGGGCCTCACCGCCGCCTTGCGGCATCTGGCCCAGGAATTTCAGGCCCACCATGAGGATCTGCGCCTGGAGAGCCATTTCCAGCCGGTGGACCATCTCCTCTTCCCGGAGGCCCAGCTCCATCTCTACCGGGTCTTCCAGGAAGCCCTGAGCAACATTCACAAGCATGCCCGGGCCACCCGGGTCTGGCTCCACCTGGCCCGCCAGGGGACAGAGCTGGTGGGGGAGGTGAGGGATAACGGCGTGGGCTGCCCGACACCCCCGGAGGCGCCGGCCACGGCCCGGGGGCTGGGCCTCGCCGCCATGGCCGAACGCCTGCACCTGCTGGGGGGGGAGCTGAGCCTGGAGAGCATCCCGGGCCAAGGGACATGCCTCCGCTTCCGCTTGCCCCTCCCGGCCGGAGAGAAAAAGACGTGA
- a CDS encoding MerR family transcriptional regulator, with the protein MEVSRRNIMLNIDQVSKLTGVRKSTLRYWEKCFPEFLRPERTPSRRREYTAADLDIIDTIKRLLTEEHLTNQGVRLHLKQAVKKPSRPREAEAPPARP; encoded by the coding sequence ATGGAGGTCAGCCGGCGCAATATCATGCTCAATATCGACCAGGTCTCCAAGTTGACGGGGGTGCGCAAGTCCACCCTGCGATACTGGGAAAAGTGCTTTCCGGAATTCCTGCGCCCGGAACGCACCCCGTCCCGGCGCCGGGAATACACCGCCGCGGATCTGGACATCATCGACACCATCAAGCGCCTCCTCACCGAAGAGCACCTCACCAATCAGGGGGTGCGCCTGCACCTGAAACAGGCGGTGAAAAAGCCCTCCCGGCCCCGGGAGGCGGAGGCTCCCCCAGCCCGGCCCTGA